The sequence TCTTTCTCGATCACCTGAGTTTCATCAAGCGGGACATGATCAAACGGCGTATCAAGAAACTCATACGCCAGGGCAAGTGGGAATAAGACTCACCTTTATGGGCACCGCGGTCTTCGCGTTGCCGTCCCTGAGCTACCTGTTCGAAAAAGGCTATGAAATAAGCGGCGTCATCACGCAGCCGGACAAGCCGGGCGGACGCGGACAGTCCATGCAGGCGTCTCCAGCTAAAAAGCGGGCTTACGAATTAAAGCTGCCGGTTTACCAGCCGTCCTCACTGAGGTCGGAAGAGGCGCGGCTGTTGATCGAAGCGCTTGCGCCGGAGATCGTCGTCGTTGTCGCTTATGGCAAGATTCTCCCGCCGTGGCTCCTGCAGTCACCGCGGCTCGGCTGCATCAATCTTCACGGTTCGCTGC comes from Terriglobia bacterium and encodes:
- a CDS encoding formyltransferase family protein, whose protein sequence is MGTAVFALPSLSYLFEKGYEISGVITQPDKPGGRGQSMQASPAKKRAYELKLPVYQPSSLRSEEARLLIEALAPEIVVVVAYGKILPPWLLQSPRLGCINLHGSL